One Brassica napus cultivar Da-Ae chromosome A1, Da-Ae, whole genome shotgun sequence genomic region harbors:
- the LOC106432456 gene encoding dirigent protein 16, which produces MMMIKQSPFLLLTAIFLFTVSVFAAALDPAPEDPIFELYMHDILGGGSPTARPITGLLGNIYNGQVPFAKQIGFTPPENGIAIPNANGALPTVNGINGVPLGTGLSGTAYSGQNLNGIQTQLGPDGLSLGFGTITVIDDILTSGPDLGSQPLGKAQGVYVASSGDGSTQMMAFTAMLEGGEYNDNLNFYGIYRIGSAMSHLSVTGGTGRFKNACGFAEVRPLIPSGQHFVDGAESLLRIIVHLKY; this is translated from the coding sequence ATGATGATGATTAAGCAATCACCATTCTTGCTTTTAACAGCAATCTTCTTGTTCACAGTTTCTGTTTTCGCAGCAGCACTTGATCCTGCACCTGAAGACCCCATTTTCGAACTCTACATGCACGACATACTTGGAGGAGGTAGCCCCACGGCGAGGCCCATCACGGGTTTGCTCGGCAACATATACAACGGTCAAGTTCCTTTCGCCAAGCAGATTGGTTTCACTCCTCCTGAGAACGGTATAGCCATACCTAATGCAAACGGTGCCCTCCCAACGGTTAATGGTATCAACGGTGTACCTCTCGGGACAGGCTTGTCCGGTACAGCTTACTCTGGTCAGAACCTGAACGGGATCCAGACTCAGCTAGGTCCTGATGGTCTGAGTCTCGGGTTTGGTACCATAACCGTGATCGATGACATACTCACATCTGGTCCTGACTTGGGTTCTCAGCCGCTTGGTAAGGCCCAAGGAGTTTATGTTGCAAGTTCTGGAGATGGAAGCACACAGATGATGGCTTTCACAGCTATGCTTGAAGGAGGAGAATACAACGACAACCTCAACTTCTATGGAATTTACAGGATAGGAAGCGCCATGTCGCATCTGTCAGTGACTGGAGGAACAGGTAGGTTCAAGAATGCTTGTGGGTTTGCAGAGGTCAGGCCATTGATTCCATCTGGTCAACATTTTGTGGACGGAGCAGAGTCTTTGCTGAGGATCATTGTCCATCTTAAGTactaa
- the LOC106432459 gene encoding beta-glucuronosyltransferase GlcAT14B yields MLYLAFFYSTDSGKRAAVRGKKKMQNGAHGVAKEQPRLTLYIILTTAFLSLCFLLSLSSSFHSSPPYSGSNGIRPDPRLFPSSSKIAADTSPPSVAYLISGSSGDSRRILRLLFAAYHPRNRYLLHLDSLATQSERDRLALTVGDVPIFRAARNVDVVGRPDFAYRRGSSPMASTLHGASILLRLSGAWDWFVDLSVDEYPLVTQDELLHILSYLPKDLNFVNHTSYIGWKESRRLKPVIVDPGLYLVEKTDMFFASQKRELPKAFKLFSGPSFSILSRSFIEHCVLGTDNFPRTLLMYLSNTPASLSNYFPTILCNSNLFKKTIINNNLLYQASNDTSKERRHQLDSKEFTEMVESGAAFARVSTFDDAVLDRIDHELLGRAHGEVVPGGWCLGDSGDNRSLCSVWGDSGILRPGSGSERLERRIVELLSNDWFRLHQCIAE; encoded by the exons ATGCTTTACTTAGCTTTCTTCTACTCCACAGATTCAGGCAAACGCGCCGCCGtgagaggaaaaaagaaaatgcAGAACGGAGCACACGGAGTGGCGAAGGAGCAACCAAGACTCACTCTTTACATAATCCTCACGACAGCCTTCCTCTCTCTCTGcttcctcctctctctctcatcctcCTTCCACTCCTCCCCTCCCTACTCCGGATCCAACGGCATCCGACCCGACCCGAGACTCTTCCCCTCCTCCTCCAAGATCGCCGCCGACACATCTCCCCCTTCCGTCGCCTACCTCATCTCCGGATCTTCCGGCGACTCGCGTCGGATCCTCCGTCTCCTCTTCGCCGCTTACCACCCGAGGAACCGGTACCTTCTCCATCTCGACAGCTTGGCGACGCAGTCCGAGCGAGATCGGCTCGCCTTGACGGTGGGGGATGTGCCTATCTTCCGAGCTGCGCGGAACGTCGATGTCGTCGGGAGGCCTGATTTCGCGTACCGGAGAGGGTCGTCTCCGATGGCGTCGACGCTTCACGGAGCTTCGATTCTGCTTAGATTGTCGGGGGCGTGGGATTGGTTTGTTGATCTCAGTGTGGACGAGTACCCTCTCGTTACTCAAGATG AGCTTCTTCACATTTTGTCGTACTTGCCTAAGGACTTGAACTTTGTGAACCACACGAGCTACATTGGCTGGAAAGA ATCGAGGAGGTTGAAGCCAGTGATTGTGGACCCTGGGCTCTATCTTGTGGAGAAAACAGATATGTTCTTTGCTTCACAGAAACGAGAGCTGCCCAAGGCTTTCAAGCTTTTCTCAG GCCCATCTTTCTCCATCTTAAGCCGCAGTTTTATCGAGCACTGTGTCTTGGGTACTGACAACTTCCCTCGGACTCTACTCATGTACTTGTCCAATACACCTGCTTCCCTCTCCAACTACTTCCCAACTATCCTCTGCAACTCCAATCTCTTCAAAAAGaccatcatcaacaacaacttACTCTACCAAGCGTCTAACGACACTTCCAAAGAAAGACGCCACCAGCTTGATTCCAAAGAGTTCACGGAAATGGTTGAATCAGGAGCAGCATTTGCAAGAGTGTCAACGTTCGACGACGCTGTCCTTGATCGCATAGATCATGAGCTTCTGGGACGCGCACATGGTGAAGTTGTGCCTGGTGGCTGGTGTTTGGGAGATTCTGGAGACAACAGGAGCTTGTGTTCTGTCTGGGGCGACTCAGGTATTCTTAGGCCCGGTTCTGGTTCGGAGAGGCTCGAGAGACGGATTGTTGAGTTATTGTCAAATGATTGGTTCAGATTGCACCAATGCATAGCAGAATGA